DNA sequence from the Novosphingobium sp. KACC 22771 genome:
TCCCCCCGCCCATCGGCGATCTGCACGACGCACAGCCGGTCGCGGGGCGTGATAAGGCCCATGGTTTCGGTATCCACCGCAATCGCGCCGGGAGCCAGCACGCCTTCGGGGAGATCTTCTTCGTGGAGATAGACAGCCATTGTGCCAAAATGCTTAGGACGAAGCGAGCGACCTGAAAAGCCCTGAAAGCGGCGGGAAGGCAGATTATGACGGCAAGTGACGCAGTTCCCACAAGTTGGCGCCCGGCTTTGGAGCCTGCGCTCTCCACCCCGGAGGCGCGGCGGCTGGGCGGTTTCCTTAAAAGCGAGGAGGCCGCGGGCAAGGTGATCTATCCCCCGCGCGGGCAAAGGTTGGCCGCTTTGGCGCTCACGCCGCTTGATGAGGTCAAGGTGGTGATTCTGGGGCAGGACCCCTATCACGGCCCCGGTCAGGCCCATGGGCTGAGCTTTTCTGTGCAGAAGGGCGTGCGAATTCCTCCCAGCCTCGTGAACATCTACAAGGAGCTGAAAAGCGATGTCGGCTTTGTTCCCCCCGATCACGGCGATCTGACGGGCTGGGCAAAGCAGGGCGTGCTGCTGCTCAACAATGCCTTGACCGTTGAGCAGGGACAGGCCGGATCGCATCAGAAAAAGGGCTGGGAGGCGATCACGGACGCCTGCGTTGCGGCCGTGGCCGAGGGACCGAACCCTTGCGTCTTCATGCTGTGGGGCAGCCATGCGCAGAAAAAGGCCGCCCGCGTGCCGGGGCTGAACAGCGGGCGCCATCTGGTGCTGCAGGCGCCGCATCCCAGCCCGCTGTCGGCGCATAACGGCTGGTTCGGCAGCCGCCATTTTTCCAAGGCCAATGACTTTTTGGTGTCGGTGGGGCGTGAACCGGTGGATTGGGCATTATAGGTTAATTCTCGGAAATTTCGTTTCCTACATAACCAAAATGGTAAATATTGCTCGCCTTTTTGCAAAAGGGGGCGCGTATGACCATCATCGAACTGCAAAAAGCCATCGGCGTTCAGCCTGACGGCCTATGGGGCAATCGTTCGCGCGCGGCTTTGCTGCGTTGCTTTACCAGCCAAAACACCGGCGCGTTGGGCGAAGAGGGTATGGTCGAATTCGCCGCCCGCCTTGGCGTTTCGGTGCGGCAACTGGCCGCTGTCGCCAAGGTGGAGGCGGGAGGCAGCGGGTTTGACGCTGCCGGACGGCCCAAGATCCTGTTTGAGCGCCACAAGTTTCATCAATTCACCGGCGGACGCTATTCGGTTCGCCCCTTCAGCAATCCCCAGCCGGGCGGCTATGATCAAAGCAGTTGGGACAAATTGCTCGATGCCATCGCCACGGGCGAGGTCGATGCTGCTTTCATGGCCTGCTCATGGGGCAAATTTCAGGTCATGGGGCAATATTGGCGCGATTTCACCTATGCCTCGCCCTATGCGCTGGCCATCTCGACCGTCGCCTCCGAGGTCGGTCATTATCGCTTGCTGGTGTCCTATATCGAGGCCAACCGGCTGCAAAAGGCCATGGCCGCCCTCTCCGTCGATCCCGAGGCGTGCCGCGCCTTTGCCCGCGCCTATAACGGGCCGAATTACGCCCAATTCAATTATCACACCAAACTGGCCACCGCGATGCGTTGATGCGCCTAAAACCGGTGCCAGATTTCAATGGCAATATCAAACAGCGTGATCCCGGCAATCGGCGCCACAAACAGCAGCAAAAGATTGACCCCCACCAGCGATATCACAAGCTTTTCGCGCGGCCGGCTCAATTCGGGCCGGTTGCGGCGGGGCGGGGGGCTCCATGGCTCATGCGGCGGCCAGGGATCGCGTGTATCAAGGAACATCGGGCGACACTCCAGTTCAACTGAAGCGATACTACGCCAAAGCCGCCGATTGCCAAGCTGTCCGAAAGAGAAAAGAGCGCAAAAGAAAACGCCGGCAGTTGGCCCTGCCGGCGTTTGTCTTTGCCAATTGCCGTTTTGGATCAGCGCGGCAATTCGGAAACACCCATCAGCGCTTCGTCCACCGCGCGGGCGGCCTGACGGCCCTCGCGGATGGCCCAGACAACAAGGCTCTGGCCACGGCGCATGTCGCCGCAGGCAAAGATCTTCTCGTCGCTGGTGCGATAGGAATTGGTGTCGGCCTTCACATTGCCGCGCCCGTCCAACTCCACGCCGGCCTGATCGATCAGACCCTGCTTGCGCGGGCCGACAAAACCCATGGCCAGCAGGATGAGATCGGCCTTGAGCGTGAATTCGCTGCCGGGAACCTCGACCATCTTGCCGCCTTCCCATTCGACGCGGACGCATTCGAGGCCGGTGACAACCCCGTTTTCGCCCACGCAGCGCTTGGTCAGCACGGCGAATTCGCGCGCCACGCCTTCTTCATGGCTGGTCGAGGTGCGCAGCTTGAGCGGCCAGTTGGGCCAGCTCAGCGCCTTGTTTTCCTTCACCGGCGGCTGGGGCATGATTTCCAGCTGGGTGACGGACAGGGCGCCCTGACGGTTCGACGTGCCCACGCAGTCGCTGCCCGTATCGCCGCCGCCGATCACCACGACATGCTTGCCCGTGGCGGTCAGCGAGCCACGCGGCGCGGCGCGGATTTCATCGTCGCCCGCCACGCGCTTGTTCTGCTGGGTCAGGAATTCCATGGCAAAGCGCACGCCCTGCATTTCATAACCCGGAATATTCAGGGGACGCGGATCTTCCGCACCGCCCGCCAGCACGATGGCGTCGAAGTTTTCCTTCAGCGATTCGACCGAAACATGCACACCCACCTCGACCGAGGTGCGGAAGGCCACGCCTTCGGCTTCCATCTGCACCATGCGGCGGTTGATGAGGTGCTTTTCCATTTTGAAGTCGGGAATGCCGTAACGCATCAGCCCGCCCACGCGGTCGTTCTTTTCAAACACCGTGACGGAATGGCCCGCGCGCGCCAGTTGCTGGGCCGCGGCCAGACCCGCCGGGCCCGAACCCACCACAGCCACCGACTTGCCGGACTTCTTGGCCGCCACCTGTGCGGTGATCCAGCCGTTTTCCCAGCCCTTGTCGACGATGGCGCATTCGATCGACTTGATCGTCACCGGCTGGTCCACGATGTTCAGCGTGCAGGCTGCCTCGCAAGGTGCGGGGCAGATGCGGCCCGTGAACTCGGGGAAATTGTTGGTCGAATGCAGCACTTCCAGCGCATTCTGCCAATCGCCCTCATAGACCAGATGGTTCCAGTCCGGGATGATGTTGTTCACCGGACAGCCATTGTGACAATAGGGAATGCCGCAATTCATGCAGCGCGAGGCCTGGGCTTTGAGCGCAGGCTCGGCATGCGGGATCACGAATTCCTTGTAATGCTTCACGCGCTCCGCCGGATCCGCATAGGTGCGGTCCTGACGGTCAAGCTCGAGAAAGCCGGTTTCCTTGCCCATGTGTAATTCCTTCCTTCTCGAACTTATTCTGCGGCCACAGTTTCTGCGGCCTGACGCTCTGCCTCAAACGAGCGCAGCGCCTTGGCATAATCACGCGGCATGACCTTGACGAACTTGGCCAGCGCGTTGTCCCAGTCTTCCAGCAATTCGGCCGCGCGCTTGCTGCCGCTGTGGAGCTTGTGACGTTCGAGCAGAATACGCAGACGTTCGGCATCGTGGCGCAGCATGTCGCCCATGCCCAGGTCATAGACCGAAACGGTGCGCTGTTGCGGACGGCCTGCACCATCCTCTTCATCGCGCGCCGCGCTGATCGGCAGGATGTCGACCTGAGCCGGGTTGACCAGATCGGCAAAGTTGCCTGCCTCGTCATAGACATAGGCCACGCCGCCCGACATGCCGGCCGCAAAGTTGCGCCCGGTCTTGCCCAGCACAACGACCACGCCGCCGGTCATATATTCGCAGCCGTGATCGCCCGTGCCTTCGACAACGGCGATCGCGCCCGAATTGCGCACCGCGAAACGCTCGCCCGCCACGCCCGAGAAGAAGGCCTCGCCGCTGATCGCGCCATAGAGCACCGTGTTGCCCACGATGATGTTCTGGGTCGGCTCGCGGTTGACGTAGTCCGGCTGCTTGACGATCACGCGACCGCCCGACAGGCCCTTGCCCACATAGTCATTGCCGTCGCCCGTCAGCTCCAGCGTCACGCCATGCGCGAGGAAGGCGCCAAACGACTGACCCGCCGTGCCGGTCAGCGCGATATGGATCGTGTTGTCGGGCAGGCCCGCATGACCATAACGCTTGGCCACTTCGCCCGAGAGCATCGCGCCGACCGTGCGGTTGACGTTGATGACCTTGCGCTCGATGCGCACGGCCTTGCCCTCGATCAGCGCATCGCTGGCCGCGACGATCAGGTCATTGTCCAGCGCGCCGGCCAGACCGTGATCCTGCGTCTCGCTCCAGTTCAGGCTGGGCGAGATGCCATCGGGAACCTTGTGCAGCAGACGCGACAGGTCGATGCCTTCGGCCTTCCAGTGCGCGATCGCGCGCTTGGGCTCCAGACGGTCCACGCGGCCGACCATTTCGGCGAGGGTCTTGAAGCCCATCTCCGCCATGATGGCGCGCAGTTCTTCGGCCACGAAGAAGAAGTAGTTGATGACATGCTCAGGCTGGCCGGTGAAGCGCGCGCGCAGCACAGGGTCCTGCGTTGCCACGCCCACCGGGCAGGTGTTCAGGTGGCACTTGCGCATCATGATGCAGCCTGCGGCGATCAGCGGAGCGGTTGCGAAACCGAACTCGTCGGCGCCCAGCAGCGCGGCCACCGCCACGTCGCGGCCCGTGCGCAGACCGCCGTCGGCCTGAACACAGATGCGCGAACGCAGGTTGTTGAGCATCAGCGTCTGCTGCGTTTCGGCAAGGCCGATTTCCCACGGCGAACCGGCATGCGTCAGCGAGGTCAGCGGCGAAGCGCCGGTCCCGCCTTCATAGCCCGAGATCGTGACATGATCGGCGCGCGCCTTGGAAACGCCCGCAGCCACGGTGCCCACGCCCACTTCCGACACCAGCTTGACCGAGATGCGCGCGCCGGTGTTCACGTTCTTGAGGTCGTGAATGAGCTGCGCCAGATCTTCGATCGAATAGATGTCATGGTGCGGCGGCGGCGAGATCAGGCCGACACCCGGGGTCGAGTGACGGGTCTTGCCGATGGTCTTGTCGACCTTGTCGCCGGGCAACTGGCCGCCTTCGCCGGGCTTGGCGCCCTGAGCCATCTTGATCTGGATGTCATCGGCATTGACCAGATATTCGCTGGTCACGCCAAAGCGGCCCGATGCTACCTGCTTGATCGACGAGCGCAGCGAATCGCCGTTTTCCAGCGGCTTGAAGCGGATCGGATCCTCGCCGCCTTCGCCGGTGTTCGACTTGCCGCCGATACGGTTCATCGCGATCGCCAGCGTCGTATGCGCTTCCCAGCTGATCGAGCCATAGCTCATCGCGCCGGTGGCGAAACGCTTGACGATTTCGCTGGCCGGTTCAACCTCGCTGATGTCCAGCGGCTTATCGGCCTTGCGGAAGTCCAGCAGACCACGGATGGTCAGGTTGCGCTGGGCCTGATCATTGATCGTCTCGGCAAATTCCTTGTACTTTTCAGGAACATTGCCGCGAACCGCATGCTGCAGGCTGGCGATGTTGGCGGGCGTCCAGGCGTGTTCTTCGCCACGGATGCGATAGCCGTAGATGCCGCCCACATCGAGCATGTTCTTGTAGATCGGGTTATCGCCATAGGCCGCCGCGTGGCGACGCACGGTTTCTTCCGCGATCTCCTTCAGGCCCGCGCCCTCAATGGTCGTGGCCGTGCCGGTGAAGTAAGCGTTGATGAAGCTGCTCGACAGACCGATGGCGTCAAAGATCTGCGCGCCGCAATAGGACTGATAGGTGCTGATGCCCATCTTGGACATGACCTTCAGGATGCCCTTGCCCACCGCCTTGATGTAGTTCTTCTTGACCTGATAACGGTCGAGCGGGAACTCCTTCTTCACGCGGATATCTTCCAGCGTTTCAAAGGCCACATAGGGGTTGATCGCTTCGGCGCCGAAACCGGCCAGAACGCAGAAGTGATGCACTTCGCGCGCTTCGCCCGTTTCTACGACAAGGCCCGCCTGCATACGCAGACCCTGACGCACCAGATGGTGGTGGATCGCGGCCGTTGCCAGCAGCGCGGGCATCGGGATACGATCCGGGCCCTGCGCACGGTCGGACAGGATCAGGATGTTGTGATCGGCCAGCACCGCTTCGGTTGCCGCCCAGCACATTTCCTTGATCGCCTGCTCCAGACCTTCGGCGCCCGACTTGGCGTCCCAGGTGGTGTCGACCGTGGCGGTGCGGAACGCGCCGTCCAGCGCGGCTTCCACGCTGCGGATCTTGGCCACGTCTTCGTTGGTCAGGATCGGCTGGTCGATTTCCAGACGCTTGTGGCTGCCCGCTTCCTTGCCCAACAGGTTGGGACGCGGACCGATCATCGACACCAGCGACATGACCAGTTCCTCGCGGATCGGGTCGATCGGCGGGTTGGTCACCTGCGCAAAGTTCTGCTTGAAATAATCATAGAGCAGACGCGACTTGCGCGAGAGCACGGCAATCGGCGTGTCGGTGCCCATCGAGCCGATCGGATCATCGCCATTGCGGCCCATCGGTTCGAGGAACTTGGACACGTCCTCCTGCGTATAGCCAAAGGCCTGCTGGCGGTCGAGCAGCGTGGTGGTTTCCACCGGCAATTGCGCCAGTTCGGGCTCGACGACATCAAGGTCCTTGATGTTGTACTGGGCCGATTCCAGCCACTCTTCATAGGGCTCGGCATTGGCGAGGCTGGCCTTGATTTCCTCGTCCTCGATGATGCGGCCTTGTTCAAAGTCGATCAGCAGCATGCGGCCCGGTTGCAGGCGCCACTTGCGCACGATCTTCTCTTCCGGAATCGGCAGCACGCCGCTTTCCGAAGCCATCACCACCATATCGTCGTCGGTCACGAGGAAACGGGCGGGGCGCAGACCGTTGCGGTCCAGCGTCGCGCCGATCTGGCGGCCATCGGTGAAGGCCACGGCGGCCGGACCGTCCCAGGGCTCCATCAGCGCGGCATGATATTCATAGAACGCGCGGCGCTTGGCATCCATCAGCGGGTTGCCAGCCCATGCTTCGGGGATGAGCATCATCATCGCATGGACCAGCGGATAACCGCCCGCCACCAGCAGTTCGAGCGCATTGTCGAGGCTGGCCGTGTCGGACTGGCCATGCGGGATGATTGGCCACATCTTGTCGAGGTCGGGACCCAGCAGTTCCGACTGCATCGAGCGGCGGCGCGCGTTGATCCAGTTCACATTGCCGCGAACCGTGTTGATTTCGCCGTTGTGCGCGATGAAGCGGAACGGATGCGCCAGCTTCCAGCTCGGGAAGGTGTTGGTCGAAAAACGCTGGTGAACCAGACCCAGCGCCGAAACGCAGAGCGGGTTCGACAGGTCGGGGTAAAAGCTGCCGACCTGCGTGGCCAGCAGCAGACCCTTGTACACGATGGTGCGGGTCGAGATGCTGGGCATATACAGTTCGGTCAGGCTGGGCAGGCCGTGCTTTTCGGCCAGCGCCGCCAGCGGGTTCTGCGTCTGCTTGCGGATCGCCAGCAGCTTGCGCTCGAACGCGTCCTGATCGGCGCAATGTTCGCCGCGGCCGATGATGCACTGGCGAATCACCGGCATCGATTCGAGCACAGCCTTGCCAAGGCCGTCGGTGTTGACCGGCACATCGCGCCAGCCGATCAGGGTCTGACCTTCCTTGGCGATGAACTTTTCAAAGAATTCAACCACAAAGTTGCGGCCAGCCTCATCGCGCGGCAGGAAGCACATGGCCACCGCATAATCGCCGGGCTGGGGCAGGGTCAGGCCCGCGCCAACTGCCCAGTCGCGCAGCAGCGCATCGGGGATCTGGATCAGGATGCCCGCGCCGTCGCCCAGCAACGGGTCAGCGCCCACCGCGCCGCGATGGTCAATGTTTTTCAGAATTTCCAGTGCCTGCGTAATAATGGCGTGGCTTTTCTCGCCTTTGATATGGGCAACAAAACCTACGCCGCACGCATCGTGCTCGTTACGCGAATCATAGAGGCCCTGGGGCTCTGGAAATCCCATCGATTATCTATCCCAATCTCGCGCCCTCTGCCTTCTCTGGCAGGGCGCAACCTGAACCCGTGTATCTGGAGCGCGAATCCCCTGCCCGCGCAGGCGCGGGGGAGATGACGCATCATGCCCCATGACGCCAGAACGCAGCTTTTGCAACCGCGAAAGGACACAAAAGGCGTATTTGGCGCGTTTCAGACGAAAGGATTTGCCGTTTCCGTGCCTTTTGTCGGTGTAATCATGCGCCGGGGTGGGATGTGGGGAAACTATTTAACGTCGCGCAAAGAGGCCAGCGCGGCGCGCAGCGCATCGCCCGTCCCGTCGGGGGCAGGGGCCAGGGTCGGCTCGCAAGCGGCTGTTTTGATTTCCTGCGAGGCGTTCTGATGGCGTTGCAGGGCCAGCGACAGGCGGGCCAGCAGTTCAACATGGCTGAGCGAATCAAGCGAGGCCGAGGCGATATGATCAGCAGCGCTTGGCCCATCGAGGGTCAGCGAGGGAAAGCCCGCGCAACTTTTGGGCGCAGAGGCAATCGGTTCGACAGCCACTGGTTCCGCAGGCACAGGTTCGGCAGGCACAGGCTCTGGGGCCAGAGTTTCACGTTCCACCTGAGGCGCCGCTTCCATCACCATAACCGGCGAAGGGAAGGCGGGTTCGGGCGCGGATTGCGTCTCGATAACAGGCGCCGCCTGCTCGACCGGTTCTGCCGGAACGGGGTCGATCTTGAAGAAGCGGAAGGGCTGCACAATCGGCGCTTCGGCAAAGACCTCGGCGATGGCGGGCTCGGCCACCGGCTTGCTCTCCACCGGCTTTTCCATCACCGCCACGGTGCTCTGCGGCTTCCAATCCCACGAAGGTTCCTCGGCGGGCGGGGGCGGGGGCGGCACGTCATGCAGCACTTGCCATGTTTCGGCCACAGGCGGGGGCGGGGCATAGCTGGGACCGGGCGCGGCCTCGGTCATTTGCGGGCCCGGCGCTGCCGGTTCGGCGGCGGGGGCATGTGCGGGATCGTTGTCGAAACCATGCGCGCCCAATTCGGCATGGGCCTGAATCGGCTGGCGCGCGGGGAAATCGGGGTGGGCATCGGCGCTGCGGCGGCGCAAGGGGGCCGATTCGCGGGCCGCATCCTTGCGGGCCTCGCGTCGTGCCTGTTGCCATGCGGTCTGCGAAAAAGCGCCGCGCGGCGCCATCATCCGCACCGCCAGCCAGCCCAGCAACGCGCCCAGCAGCCCGAAAGCCACCGCCAGCAGCAGCCG
Encoded proteins:
- the ung gene encoding uracil-DNA glycosylase, producing the protein MTASDAVPTSWRPALEPALSTPEARRLGGFLKSEEAAGKVIYPPRGQRLAALALTPLDEVKVVILGQDPYHGPGQAHGLSFSVQKGVRIPPSLVNIYKELKSDVGFVPPDHGDLTGWAKQGVLLLNNALTVEQGQAGSHQKKGWEAITDACVAAVAEGPNPCVFMLWGSHAQKKAARVPGLNSGRHLVLQAPHPSPLSAHNGWFGSRHFSKANDFLVSVGREPVDWAL
- a CDS encoding N-acetylmuramidase domain-containing protein, with the translated sequence MTIIELQKAIGVQPDGLWGNRSRAALLRCFTSQNTGALGEEGMVEFAARLGVSVRQLAAVAKVEAGGSGFDAAGRPKILFERHKFHQFTGGRYSVRPFSNPQPGGYDQSSWDKLLDAIATGEVDAAFMACSWGKFQVMGQYWRDFTYASPYALAISTVASEVGHYRLLVSYIEANRLQKAMAALSVDPEACRAFARAYNGPNYAQFNYHTKLATAMR
- a CDS encoding glutamate synthase subunit beta gives rise to the protein MGKETGFLELDRQDRTYADPAERVKHYKEFVIPHAEPALKAQASRCMNCGIPYCHNGCPVNNIIPDWNHLVYEGDWQNALEVLHSTNNFPEFTGRICPAPCEAACTLNIVDQPVTIKSIECAIVDKGWENGWITAQVAAKKSGKSVAVVGSGPAGLAAAQQLARAGHSVTVFEKNDRVGGLMRYGIPDFKMEKHLINRRMVQMEAEGVAFRTSVEVGVHVSVESLKENFDAIVLAGGAEDPRPLNIPGYEMQGVRFAMEFLTQQNKRVAGDDEIRAAPRGSLTATGKHVVVIGGGDTGSDCVGTSNRQGALSVTQLEIMPQPPVKENKALSWPNWPLKLRTSTSHEEGVAREFAVLTKRCVGENGVVTGLECVRVEWEGGKMVEVPGSEFTLKADLILLAMGFVGPRKQGLIDQAGVELDGRGNVKADTNSYRTSDEKIFACGDMRRGQSLVVWAIREGRQAARAVDEALMGVSELPR
- the gltB gene encoding glutamate synthase large subunit is translated as MGFPEPQGLYDSRNEHDACGVGFVAHIKGEKSHAIITQALEILKNIDHRGAVGADPLLGDGAGILIQIPDALLRDWAVGAGLTLPQPGDYAVAMCFLPRDEAGRNFVVEFFEKFIAKEGQTLIGWRDVPVNTDGLGKAVLESMPVIRQCIIGRGEHCADQDAFERKLLAIRKQTQNPLAALAEKHGLPSLTELYMPSISTRTIVYKGLLLATQVGSFYPDLSNPLCVSALGLVHQRFSTNTFPSWKLAHPFRFIAHNGEINTVRGNVNWINARRRSMQSELLGPDLDKMWPIIPHGQSDTASLDNALELLVAGGYPLVHAMMMLIPEAWAGNPLMDAKRRAFYEYHAALMEPWDGPAAVAFTDGRQIGATLDRNGLRPARFLVTDDDMVVMASESGVLPIPEEKIVRKWRLQPGRMLLIDFEQGRIIEDEEIKASLANAEPYEEWLESAQYNIKDLDVVEPELAQLPVETTTLLDRQQAFGYTQEDVSKFLEPMGRNGDDPIGSMGTDTPIAVLSRKSRLLYDYFKQNFAQVTNPPIDPIREELVMSLVSMIGPRPNLLGKEAGSHKRLEIDQPILTNEDVAKIRSVEAALDGAFRTATVDTTWDAKSGAEGLEQAIKEMCWAATEAVLADHNILILSDRAQGPDRIPMPALLATAAIHHHLVRQGLRMQAGLVVETGEAREVHHFCVLAGFGAEAINPYVAFETLEDIRVKKEFPLDRYQVKKNYIKAVGKGILKVMSKMGISTYQSYCGAQIFDAIGLSSSFINAYFTGTATTIEGAGLKEIAEETVRRHAAAYGDNPIYKNMLDVGGIYGYRIRGEEHAWTPANIASLQHAVRGNVPEKYKEFAETINDQAQRNLTIRGLLDFRKADKPLDISEVEPASEIVKRFATGAMSYGSISWEAHTTLAIAMNRIGGKSNTGEGGEDPIRFKPLENGDSLRSSIKQVASGRFGVTSEYLVNADDIQIKMAQGAKPGEGGQLPGDKVDKTIGKTRHSTPGVGLISPPPHHDIYSIEDLAQLIHDLKNVNTGARISVKLVSEVGVGTVAAGVSKARADHVTISGYEGGTGASPLTSLTHAGSPWEIGLAETQQTLMLNNLRSRICVQADGGLRTGRDVAVAALLGADEFGFATAPLIAAGCIMMRKCHLNTCPVGVATQDPVLRARFTGQPEHVINYFFFVAEELRAIMAEMGFKTLAEMVGRVDRLEPKRAIAHWKAEGIDLSRLLHKVPDGISPSLNWSETQDHGLAGALDNDLIVAASDALIEGKAVRIERKVINVNRTVGAMLSGEVAKRYGHAGLPDNTIHIALTGTAGQSFGAFLAHGVTLELTGDGNDYVGKGLSGGRVIVKQPDYVNREPTQNIIVGNTVLYGAISGEAFFSGVAGERFAVRNSGAIAVVEGTGDHGCEYMTGGVVVVLGKTGRNFAAGMSGGVAYVYDEAGNFADLVNPAQVDILPISAARDEEDGAGRPQQRTVSVYDLGMGDMLRHDAERLRILLERHKLHSGSKRAAELLEDWDNALAKFVKVMPRDYAKALRSFEAERQAAETVAAE